From Homalodisca vitripennis isolate AUS2020 chromosome 1, UT_GWSS_2.1, whole genome shotgun sequence, the proteins below share one genomic window:
- the LOC124361975 gene encoding DNA replication complex GINS protein SLD5: protein MDEFGLDETLSDEEMMTAAGVLKSLEEAWLNEKLSPEILPHKIEQVDCMMEQIHHMEENLKKLDKNDFRVGLHKLELDRIRYLITSYLRTRIDKIETFTLKILEDEQLREPSERYLSQGEMAFAKEYISNMNTHFKSLFAGMPESLQDLHTNQIMIKPNLESHLFVKAKGSVQGVIVDDGENREEEVSLDENSQHILPYNAISEFVKNGKVQLL from the coding sequence ATGGACGAATTTGGTTTGGATGAGACGCTTTCAGATGAAGAAATGATGACAGCAGCAGGAGTTCTCAAGTCACTGGAAGAAGCTTGGCTGAATGAAAAGTTGAGTCCAGAGATTCTTCCTCACAAGATAGAACAGGTGGACTGTATGATGGAACAGATCCACCACATGGAGGAGAACTTGAAGAAATTGGATAAAAACGACTTTCGTGTCGGTTTACATAAATTGGAACTAGACAGAATACGTTATTTAATAACAAGTTACCTTAGGACTCGAATTGATAAAATAGAAACATTCACCTTGAAGATATTGGAAGATGAACAATTGCGGGAGCCGAGTGAGAGATATCTATCACAAGGTGAAATGGCATTTGCCAAGGAATACATATCGAACATGAACACTCACTTCAAGTCATTATTTGCAGGGATGCCAGAGAGTTTACAAGATTTACATACAAATCAGATAATGATAAAGCCTAACCTGGAGAGTCATTTATTTGTTAAAGCTAAAGGTAGTGTCCAAGGTGTGATTGTAGACGATGGTGAAAACAGAGAAGAAGAAGTCAGCTTAGACGAAAACTCGCAACATATATTGCCATATAATGCAATATCCGAGTTTGTAAAGAATGGCAAAGTTCAGTTGTTATGA